In Nymphaea colorata isolate Beijing-Zhang1983 chromosome 13, ASM883128v2, whole genome shotgun sequence, one DNA window encodes the following:
- the LOC116267238 gene encoding uncharacterized protein LOC116267238 isoform X1, which yields MGESKQLPSAYDLGAKWDACTDLAIRRVAYSSLAGAFGGLLLFRSPVLRWASVAFGAGIGVGVAYTECSLKFDGSNFPAPLKSASESTEFSQVDMWNSYRNGTCEMSSIEEEIQYNHVSHSWFHMRSWLRTDFMPSCAL from the exons aTGGGCGAAAGTAAGCAGCTGCCTTCCGCGTATGATCTGGGGGCTAAATGGGACGCATGTACGGACTTGGCGATCCGCCGAGTTGCGTACTCTTCCCTGGCCGGCGCGTTTGGGGGCCTCCTCCTCTTCA GAAGTCCTGTATTACGATGGGCTTCTGTTGCTTTTGGTGCTGGCATTGGTGTTGGAGTAGCATATACTGAGTGCTCGCTCAAGTTTGATGGTTCAAATTTTCCTGCTCCATTGAAGAGTGCTTCTGAATCTACAGAATTTTCTCAA GTTGACATGTGGAACTCATACAGAAATGGAACTTGTGAAATGAGCTCAATAGAAGAAGAGATTCAATACAATCATGTGTCACATTCATGGTTCCATATGAGATCTTGGCTCAGGACTGACTTCATGCCAAGTTGTGCCTTATGA
- the LOC116267238 gene encoding uncharacterized protein LOC116267238 isoform X2, producing the protein MGESKQLPSAYDLGAKWDACTDLAIRRVAYSSLAGAFGGLLLFRSPVLRWASVAFGAGIGVGVAYTECSLKFDGSNFPAPLKSASESTEFSQIENIQHD; encoded by the exons aTGGGCGAAAGTAAGCAGCTGCCTTCCGCGTATGATCTGGGGGCTAAATGGGACGCATGTACGGACTTGGCGATCCGCCGAGTTGCGTACTCTTCCCTGGCCGGCGCGTTTGGGGGCCTCCTCCTCTTCA GAAGTCCTGTATTACGATGGGCTTCTGTTGCTTTTGGTGCTGGCATTGGTGTTGGAGTAGCATATACTGAGTGCTCGCTCAAGTTTGATGGTTCAAATTTTCCTGCTCCATTGAAGAGTGCTTCTGAATCTACAGAATTTTCTCAA